In Ammospiza caudacuta isolate bAmmCau1 chromosome 2, bAmmCau1.pri, whole genome shotgun sequence, a genomic segment contains:
- the ST3GAL6 gene encoding type 2 lactosamine alpha-2,3-sialyltransferase isoform X1: protein MLLCREHTYGLLVMKRILLFFILAAAVMYGILHGNLWRNNFYWISFYGQTSSVRASPSYVTSGVTISYNQLPPTAVERRNALDTCLLKPAFESLLGVDKIYPFLCANDFIRVAEFQGSNKFELPYGIKRAEQFFRLALSRLQNCGLSSEEDSIPCRRCIVVGNGGVLRNKTLGEKIDSYDIIIRMNNGPVIGYEEDVGRRTTFRLSYPESIFSDPIHYDPNTTIVLIVFKPRDLKWLWEILGGQKISVKGFWKKPALNMIYKSSQIRILDPSITRKAAYEWLHFPTRFPKKEKPKHPTTGLIAITLAFHICHEVHLAGFKYDFTDRNSSLHYYGNETMSQMMQNEYHNITAEQKFLKKLIDKNFVINLT, encoded by the exons ATGCTTCTTTGCAGAGAACACACATATG gTTTATTAGTCATGAAACGAATTCTTCTGTTTTTtatcctggctgctgctgttatGTATGGTATCCTGCATGGAAATCTGTGGAGAAATAACTTCTACTG GATTAGCTTTTATGGACAGACTTCCTCTGTGAGGGCTTCTCCTTCCTATGTGACTAGTGGAGTTACAATCAGTTACAATCA GCTGCCACCTACAGCTGTAGAGAGGAGGAATGCATTGGACACTTGTCTTCTGAAACCAGCATTTGAATCTTTACTGGG TGTTGACAAAATATACCCATTCCTGTGCGCTAATGATTTTATCAGAGTGGCAGAGTTCCAAGGGAGCAATAAGTTTGAACTACCTTATGGAATAAAGAGAGCAG agcaaTTTTTTCGTTTAGCCCTTTCAAGATTGCAGAACTGTGGCCTTTCCAGTGAAGAAGACAG CATTCCCTGTCGACGGTGCATTGTGGTTGGTAATGGAGGAGTACTTCGAAATAAGACATTAGGGGAGAAAATTGACTCGTATGATATCATAATAAG AATGAATAATGGCCCTGTGATAGGGTATGAAGAGGATGTTGGGAGGAGGACAACTTTTCGCCTTTCTTACCCAGAATCTATCTTCTCAGATCCCATTCACTATGACCCTAATACCACTATTGTTCTCATCGTCTTCAAACCACGGGACTTGAAGTGGCTTTGGGAGATACTTGGTGGTCAGAAAATA AGCGTGAAGGGCTTCTGGAAGAAACCAGCTCTGAATATGATCTACAAATCGAGTCAAATCAGGATTCTTGATCCCAGCATCACCAGGAAAGCTGCTTATGAGTGGCTTCATTTCCCAACAAGGTTTCCTAAGAAGGAG AAACCCAAGCATCCAACAACAGGGCTAATTGCCATTACACTGGCATTTCACATATGCCATGAAGTCCATCTGGCAGGCTTCAAGTATGACTTCACTGACAGAAATAGCTCTTTGCACTACTATGGCAATGAAACCATGTCTCAGATGATGCAG AATGAATACCACAACATCACTGCCGAGCAGAAATTTTTGAAGAAGCTTATAGACAAGAACTTTGTGATCAATTTGACGTGA
- the COL8A1 gene encoding collagen alpha-1(VIII) chain produces the protein MAMLLFPVQLLVVAVAVYLELVRSAQGGAYYGIKQLPPQVPQYQPLGQQVPHMPLGKEGIPMQHLGKEVPRMPYGKEYPHLPQYRKEVPQMPMLGKDIAPKKEKEIPMRSLRGEQGPPGEPGPRGPPGPPGLPGHGVPGAKGKPGPQGYPGIGKPGLPGMPGKPGVMGPPGPRGEMGPKGEIGPMGIPGPQGPPGPHGLPGIGKAGAPGLQGQPGPKGEPGMKGPPGIPGIPGPKGEKGVGIPGLPGLKGPPGLPGPPGPIGLPGVGKPGMVGFPGPQGPLGKPGPPGELGLQGPPGAPGIQGPPGAPGIGKPGQDGMPGQPGFPGGKGEQGLPGLPGPPGLPGVGKPGFPGPKGERGVGGLPGPLGPKGEKGHAGPPGMGGPPGEPGQPGLPGIMGPPGAAGFPGPKGEGGAVGPPGPVGPKGEPGLQGFPGKPGFPGEVGGPGLRGLPGPTGPKGEAGHKGLPGLPGVPGLVGPKGEPGLPGAQGLQGPSGIPGIAGPSGPIGPPGLPGVKGEPGMPGPPGFPGVGKPGAAGLQGPPGKPGALGPPGQPGVQGPPGPPGPPGPSVIIQPTPPAVGQYLPEVGPGIDGLKPPYGYKGKKDKAGGIVYEMPAFTAELLTPFPRVGVPVKFDKLLYNGRQNYNPQTGIFTCEIPGVYYFAYHVHCKGANVWVALYKNNEPLMYTYDEYKKGFLDQASGSAVVQLMHGDKVYVQMPSEQAAGLYAGQYVHSSFSGYLLYPM, from the exons ATGGCCATGCTGCTCTTCCCCGTGCAGCTGCTGGTAGTGGCTGTCGCTGTTTACCTAGAGCTGGTGAGGTCTGCTCAAGGTGGTGCCTACTATGGGATCAAGCAGCTGCCACCTCAGGTGCCCCAGTACCAACCCCTTGGACAACAAGTACCTCACATGCCACTGGGCAAAGAAGGCATCCCAATGCAGCACCTGGGCAAGGAGGTACCCCGCATGCCCTACGGGAAGGAGTACCCCCATCTGCCCCAGTACAGGAAGGAGGTCCCACAGATGCCCATGCTCGGCAAGGATATTGCTCCCAAGAAAGAGAAAG aaattcccatgCGCAGTCTGAGGGGTGAGCAAGGTCCCCCGGGTGAGCCTGGACCAAgagggccaccagggccaccaggatTACCAGGTCATGGTGTACCAGGAGCCAAAGGAAAACCAGGCCCGCAAGGATACCCAGGAATTGGAAAGCCGGGTTTGCCAGGGATGCCAGGAAAACCAGGGGTCATGGGGCCCCCAGGGCCAAGAGGGGAGATGGGGCCGAAGGGGGAGATTGGGCCCATGGGGATTCCTGGACCACAAGGCCCACCAGGGCCTCATGGGCTTCCTGGCATAGGGAAGGCgggtgctccagggctgcaggggcaaCCAGGGCCAAAGGGTGAGCCTGGGATGAAGGGGCCACCAGGAATCCCTGGGATCCCAGGGCCAAAAGGGGAGAAGGGTGTTGGGATCCCAGGTTTGCCAGGTCTGAAGGGTCCACCTGGGCTTCCTGGTCCCCCTGGCCCCATAGGACTGCCAGGGGTTGGCAAACCCGGCATGGTTGGCTTCCCTGGCCCACAGGGACCCCTAGGCAAACCCGGACCCCCAGGAGAgttggggctgcaggggccTCCAGGGGCCCCTGGGATCCAAGGCCCTCCCGGCGCACCTGGTATTGGCAAACCAGGCCAGGATGGCATGCCCGGCCAGCCCGGCTTCCCGGGTGGCAAAGGGGAGCAAGGATTGCCAGGCCTGCCAGGGCCCCCCGGCCTCCCTGGGGTTGGGAAGCCGGGCTTCCCTGGGCCCAAAGGGGAGCGAGGTGTGGGTGGTCTGCCTGGGCCCCTGGGGCCGAAGGGGGAGAAGGGGCATGCAGGGCCACCTGGCATGGGAGGGCCACCAGGGGAACCCGGCCAGCCAGGACTGCCAGGCATCATGGGACCCCCGGGGGCCGCCGGTTTCCCAGGACCTAAAGGAGAGGGGGGTGCTGTAGGGCCACCAGGACCAGTCGGCCCCAAAGGGGAACCCGGCCTGCAGGGTTTTCCAGGAAAGCCAGGCTTTCCTGGGGAAGTGGGTGGCCCTGGGCTGCGGGGGCTGCCGGGCCCCACAGGACCCAAGGGGGAAGCCGGACACAAAGGCTTGCCGGGACTGCCGGGTGTCCCGGGGCTTGTGGGGCCAAAGGGTGAGCCCGGGCTCCCCGGAGCCCAGGGGCTTCAGGGCCCCTCGGGCATCCCGGGCATCGCGGGACCCAGTGGTCCTATCGGCCCCCCCGGGCTGCCAGGGGTGAAGGGCGAGCCAGGCATGCCCGGCCCCCCTGGCTTCCCTGGGGTAGGCAAACCTGGTGCTGCGGGGCTGCAGGGACCCCCGGGAAAACCTGGGGCGCTCGGTCCTCCTGGCCAGCCGGGGGTCCAGGGGCCACCGGGTCCCCCCGGGCCGCCAGGTCCCTCGGTCATCATCCAGCCCACTCCACCAGCTGTGGGACAATACCTGCCTGAGGTGGGACCAGGGATAGACGGCTTGAAGCCCCCCTACGGCTACAAGGGCAAGAAAGACAAGGCTGGCGGCATTGTTTACGAGATGCCTGCATTCACGGCAGAGCTGCTCACGCCTTTCCCCCGAGTTGGGGTGCCCGTGAAGTTCGACAAGCTCCTGTACAACGGCCGGCAGAACTACAATCCCCAGACGGGAATCTTCACATGCGAGATCCCCGGTGTCTACTATTTCGCCTACCACGTCCACTGTAAAGGCGCCAACGTGTGGGTGGCGCTGTACAAGAACAACGAGCCGCTCATGTACACCTACGACGAATACAAGAAGGGCTTCCTGGACCAGGCTTCGGGCAGTGCCGTGGTGCAGCTGATGCACGGAGACAAGGTTTACGTTCAGATGCCATCCGAGCAGGCGGCAGGACTCTATGCCGGGCAGTACGTTCATTCGTCTTTTTCAGGGTATTTATTGTATCCCATGTAA
- the ST3GAL6 gene encoding type 2 lactosamine alpha-2,3-sialyltransferase isoform X2: MLLCREHTYGLLVMKRILLFFILAAAVMYGILHGNLWRNNFYWISFYGQTSSVRASPSYVTSGVTISYNQLPPTAVERRNALDTCLLKPAFESLLGVDKIYPFLCANDFIRVAEFQGSNKFELPYGIKRAEQFFRLALSRLQNCGLSSEEDSIPCRRCIVVGNGGVLRNKTLGEKIDSYDIIIRMNNGPVIGYEEDVGRRTTFRLSYPESIFSDPIHYDPNTTIVLIVFKPRDLKWLWEILGGQKISVKGFWKKPALNMIYKSSQIRILDPSITRKAAYEWLHFPTRFPKKENEYHNITAEQKFLKKLIDKNFVINLT, translated from the exons ATGCTTCTTTGCAGAGAACACACATATG gTTTATTAGTCATGAAACGAATTCTTCTGTTTTTtatcctggctgctgctgttatGTATGGTATCCTGCATGGAAATCTGTGGAGAAATAACTTCTACTG GATTAGCTTTTATGGACAGACTTCCTCTGTGAGGGCTTCTCCTTCCTATGTGACTAGTGGAGTTACAATCAGTTACAATCA GCTGCCACCTACAGCTGTAGAGAGGAGGAATGCATTGGACACTTGTCTTCTGAAACCAGCATTTGAATCTTTACTGGG TGTTGACAAAATATACCCATTCCTGTGCGCTAATGATTTTATCAGAGTGGCAGAGTTCCAAGGGAGCAATAAGTTTGAACTACCTTATGGAATAAAGAGAGCAG agcaaTTTTTTCGTTTAGCCCTTTCAAGATTGCAGAACTGTGGCCTTTCCAGTGAAGAAGACAG CATTCCCTGTCGACGGTGCATTGTGGTTGGTAATGGAGGAGTACTTCGAAATAAGACATTAGGGGAGAAAATTGACTCGTATGATATCATAATAAG AATGAATAATGGCCCTGTGATAGGGTATGAAGAGGATGTTGGGAGGAGGACAACTTTTCGCCTTTCTTACCCAGAATCTATCTTCTCAGATCCCATTCACTATGACCCTAATACCACTATTGTTCTCATCGTCTTCAAACCACGGGACTTGAAGTGGCTTTGGGAGATACTTGGTGGTCAGAAAATA AGCGTGAAGGGCTTCTGGAAGAAACCAGCTCTGAATATGATCTACAAATCGAGTCAAATCAGGATTCTTGATCCCAGCATCACCAGGAAAGCTGCTTATGAGTGGCTTCATTTCCCAACAAGGTTTCCTAAGAAGGAG AATGAATACCACAACATCACTGCCGAGCAGAAATTTTTGAAGAAGCTTATAGACAAGAACTTTGTGATCAATTTGACGTGA